One window from the genome of Clupea harengus chromosome 19, Ch_v2.0.2, whole genome shotgun sequence encodes:
- the zgc:64022 gene encoding zgc:64022, producing MVVQVNQRTRSSSKTMEGNQQRAEANILLLGAENVGKSALTVRFLTRRFIGEYGDIDSIYSHSDKIDGRDIGFNIWDASYSQGGDEVGHIGERQLQWADGVIMVYSICDRASFNVVRQQVQRIRQAKNKLSGAVPIIIVGNKRDLQHRRTVSSEEGRLLALSADCGFFEISAAETYHGVLLVFHEMFELIREARALKKGTAGFRGIVRSMSAVFGRKRTE from the exons ATGGTTGTTCAAGTGAATCAGCGAAcgcgcagcagcagcaagacGATGGAAGGAAACCAGCAAAGAGCAGAAGCAAATATTTTGTTATTGGGAGCAGAAAACGTGGGGAAATCTG CACTCACAGTGAGATTCCTCACCAGAAGGTTCATTGGAGAATACGGTGATATAG ACTCTATATACAGCCACAGCGATAAAATTGACGGACGGGATATCGGTTTCAACATCTGGGACGCCTCATACTCCCAG GGTGGAGATGAGGTCGGGCACATAGGCGAGCGACAGCTCCAGTGGGCGGACGGCGTCATCATGGTCTACAGCATCTGTGACCGGGCTAGCTTCAACGTGGTGCGGCAACAGGTGCAGCGTATCCGGCAAGCCAAGAATAAACTGTCCGGCGCCGTACCTATCATCATCGTGGGCAACAAACGGGACCTCCAACACCGCCGAACCGTTTCCAGCGAGGAGGGTCGCCTGCTCGCGCTCTCCGCGGACTGCGGATTCTTCGAGATCTCCGCCGCGGAAACGTATCACGGGGTGCTGTTGGTGTTTCACGAAATGTTCGAGCTGATCCGTGAAGCAAGAGCCTTGAAGAAAGGCACCGCCGGATTCCGAGGCATAGTGAGGAGCATGTCGGCGGTGTTTGGACGCAAGCGAACGGAGTga